A region of Streptomyces sp. NBC_00654 DNA encodes the following proteins:
- a CDS encoding type III PLP-dependent enzyme — MHATTGIATTPRMRAALAAATDDQIIFDLAGIEGQYDALIRELPGISVRFAMKACPVDEVLAALAGRGSGFDAASPEEIAQAIGTGVPLDTIHYGNTIKSDHNIADAYRLGIRDFATDSLEDVTAIGVHAPGARVFCRLATSGDGALWGLSKKFGCSGADAVRVMEKARDTGLTPAGLSVHVGSQQMTTEAWQSAFESLADVLTALNRRGILPDHINLGGGLPALGYRDMRGIPLDPPLDKIFAVIREGMEHLRAVSESALEFVMEPGRHLVADHGAIRAHVSRMSTRQQLDGERQHWLYLSCGKFNGLYEMDALQYRLVFPSHDGAEHVPAVIAGPTCDSDDAYVQTDSPVRVPEELASGDPVWILSCGAYATSYMTRGFNGFRPLPYSWASSGRPGRKGPH, encoded by the coding sequence ATGCACGCGACCACCGGGATAGCGACGACCCCCCGGATGCGCGCCGCACTGGCCGCCGCCACCGATGACCAGATCATCTTCGATCTCGCCGGGATCGAGGGACAATATGACGCGCTGATACGGGAGTTGCCCGGCATCTCCGTCCGCTTCGCCATGAAGGCCTGCCCCGTGGACGAGGTGCTGGCGGCCCTGGCGGGCAGGGGATCCGGCTTCGACGCGGCAAGTCCGGAAGAGATCGCACAGGCGATCGGAACCGGTGTACCGCTCGACACCATTCATTACGGCAACACCATCAAGTCCGACCACAACATCGCCGACGCCTACCGGCTCGGCATCCGGGACTTCGCGACGGACAGCCTGGAGGACGTGACGGCGATCGGCGTCCACGCGCCGGGCGCCCGGGTGTTCTGCAGGCTCGCCACCAGCGGGGACGGGGCCCTGTGGGGCCTCAGCAAGAAGTTCGGCTGCTCGGGCGCGGACGCGGTACGGGTGATGGAGAAGGCGCGGGACACCGGTCTGACCCCGGCGGGCCTGTCCGTACACGTCGGTTCGCAGCAGATGACGACCGAAGCCTGGCAGAGCGCCTTCGAAAGCCTCGCCGACGTGCTCACGGCACTGAACCGGCGGGGAATCCTTCCGGACCACATCAATCTCGGCGGCGGCCTTCCCGCACTCGGCTACCGGGACATGCGAGGAATTCCTCTCGATCCGCCGCTGGACAAGATATTCGCCGTGATCCGGGAGGGCATGGAGCACCTCCGGGCCGTGTCGGAATCCGCCCTGGAATTCGTCATGGAGCCGGGACGGCATCTGGTGGCCGATCACGGAGCCATCCGGGCTCATGTGTCCCGGATGTCCACGCGGCAGCAGCTGGACGGTGAACGGCAGCACTGGCTGTATCTGAGCTGCGGAAAGTTCAACGGGCTCTACGAGATGGACGCGTTGCAGTACAGGCTGGTGTTCCCGTCCCACGACGGAGCGGAACACGTGCCCGCTGTCATCGCGGGCCCCACGTGCGACAGCGACGACGCCTACGTACAGACGGACAGTCCCGTTCGTGTGCCCGAAGAGCTCGCGTCGGGCGATCCGGTCTGGATTCTCTCCTGCGGCGCCTATGCGACCAGCTATATGACGCGGGGTTTCAACGGGTTCCGCCCGCTCCCGTACTCCTGGGCGTCCAGCGGGCGCCCCGGCCGGAAGGGTCCCCATTAG
- a CDS encoding PLP-dependent aminotransferase family protein, which translates to MDRIPPTRLSRLLTGWSKGGTGALPRLLADALRELAQRGDIAPGTVLPSQRALAAAIGVSRSTVTAAYGMLEAEGRLESRHGSGSRLRASGAVGEPATEGRLASFGTRDSGIDLSSGALDGLPAVAAAVGALSAQDLGPALAGDGYLPYGLPELREAIAGYHRAAGLPTSPDQILVTAGSQQAVWLITQGLVEPGDTVVVEDPTYRGALEALRSRGARLVPLPAASPHGDGPAALARLAGRVRPRLVYLQPSVHNPTGRGMDEHTRLRWAAALAEHGVYTVEDNAYAELTLRHDDAPVSLAPRLPADATATIGTLSKLFWGGLRVGWIRASATVVHRLADIKKSVDLSCPVVDQMLAVRLLRQLPEARAHRRSQLRDRLAETERLLLAHAPGWRWERPAGGSALWVEIPGADAEATAQLARRAGVLIVPGPAFSAVDGFRHHLRLPFADGHGSLEKALPVLAECAERSAGPR; encoded by the coding sequence ATGGACCGGATTCCTCCCACCCGCCTGTCGCGTCTGCTCACCGGTTGGTCCAAAGGAGGTACGGGGGCGCTGCCGCGGTTGCTGGCCGACGCGCTGCGCGAACTGGCGCAGCGCGGGGACATCGCCCCCGGTACCGTGCTGCCCTCGCAGCGCGCCCTGGCGGCGGCGATCGGCGTCAGCCGCAGTACGGTGACGGCCGCCTACGGGATGCTGGAGGCCGAGGGCCGGCTGGAGAGCCGGCACGGCAGCGGGTCGCGGCTACGGGCGTCGGGGGCGGTGGGCGAACCGGCGACCGAAGGGCGCCTGGCCAGTTTCGGGACCAGGGACAGCGGCATCGACCTGTCCAGCGGGGCGCTGGACGGCCTGCCCGCGGTCGCGGCGGCGGTCGGCGCCCTGTCCGCCCAGGACCTCGGCCCCGCGCTGGCCGGTGACGGCTACCTTCCGTACGGGCTGCCGGAGCTGCGGGAGGCGATCGCCGGGTACCACCGCGCCGCCGGCCTGCCCACCTCCCCGGACCAGATCCTGGTCACCGCCGGGTCCCAGCAGGCCGTCTGGCTGATCACCCAGGGGCTGGTCGAGCCCGGGGACACGGTGGTCGTCGAGGACCCGACGTACCGCGGGGCGCTGGAGGCGCTGCGGTCCCGGGGCGCCCGCCTCGTCCCGCTCCCGGCCGCGTCCCCGCACGGCGACGGCCCGGCGGCGCTGGCCCGGCTGGCCGGCCGTGTCCGGCCGCGCCTGGTCTATCTGCAGCCGTCCGTGCACAACCCCACGGGCCGGGGGATGGACGAGCACACCCGGCTGCGCTGGGCGGCGGCGCTGGCCGAACACGGGGTGTACACGGTGGAGGACAACGCGTACGCGGAACTGACCCTGCGCCACGACGACGCCCCCGTCTCCCTCGCCCCGCGGCTGCCGGCCGACGCCACGGCGACGATCGGCACCCTGTCCAAGCTGTTCTGGGGCGGCCTGCGGGTGGGCTGGATCCGTGCCTCCGCCACCGTCGTCCACCGGCTGGCGGACATCAAGAAGTCCGTCGACCTGTCCTGCCCGGTGGTGGACCAGATGCTCGCCGTGCGCCTGCTCCGGCAGCTGCCCGAGGCCCGCGCCCACCGCCGCTCCCAGCTGCGCGACCGACTCGCGGAGACCGAACGCCTGCTCCTCGCCCACGCCCCCGGCTGGCGCTGGGAACGCCCGGCGGGCGGTTCCGCCCTCTGGGTGGAGATCCCGGGCGCGGACGCCGAGGCCACCGCCCAACTCGCCCGCCGCGCGGGTGTCCTCATCGTCCCCGGCCCGGCCTTCTCCGCGGTCGACGGCTTCCGCCACCATCTGCGCCTCCCGTTCGCCGACGGACACGGCAGCCTGGAGAAGGCCCTTCCGGTACTGGCCGAATGCGCGGAGCGGAGCGCGGGGCCGCGCTGA
- a CDS encoding phosphoenolpyruvate hydrolase family protein, whose protein sequence is MDRKQALSRLTAQVSAKKPVIGAGAGTGLTAKCAEAGGVDLLIIYNSGRYRMAGRGSLAGLLPYGDANAIVLEMAGEVLPVVREVPVLAGVCGTDPFRIMGNFLDQLKAVGFTGVQNFPTVGLYDGTFRENLEETGMGFGLEIDMIRQAHERELLTAPYVFDPDQAAAMAAAGADVLVPHVGLTTKGAIGATTALTLDQAATAVQEMHDAAKRVNPDIIVLCHGGPIAEPEDARYVLEHTSGIAGFFGASSMERLPTERAVTEQARAFKSLPIG, encoded by the coding sequence GTGGACCGCAAGCAAGCCCTGAGCCGTCTGACCGCCCAGGTCAGCGCCAAGAAGCCCGTCATCGGCGCAGGCGCCGGGACCGGCCTGACCGCCAAGTGCGCGGAGGCCGGCGGTGTCGACCTGCTGATCATCTACAACTCCGGCCGCTACCGGATGGCCGGTCGCGGCTCCCTGGCGGGTCTCCTGCCCTACGGCGACGCCAACGCCATCGTGCTGGAGATGGCCGGGGAGGTGCTTCCCGTCGTACGGGAGGTGCCGGTGCTCGCCGGGGTGTGCGGCACCGACCCCTTCCGGATCATGGGCAACTTCCTCGACCAGTTGAAGGCCGTCGGCTTCACCGGCGTACAGAACTTCCCCACGGTCGGGCTGTACGACGGCACGTTCCGGGAGAACCTGGAGGAGACGGGCATGGGCTTCGGCCTGGAGATCGACATGATCCGCCAGGCCCATGAGCGGGAACTGCTGACCGCCCCCTACGTCTTCGACCCCGACCAGGCCGCCGCCATGGCCGCGGCCGGCGCGGATGTGCTCGTACCCCACGTCGGGCTCACCACCAAGGGCGCCATCGGGGCCACCACCGCCCTCACGCTCGACCAGGCGGCCACGGCCGTGCAGGAGATGCACGACGCCGCCAAGCGCGTCAATCCGGACATCATCGTGCTCTGCCACGGCGGGCCGATCGCCGAACCCGAGGACGCCCGCTACGTCCTGGAGCACACATCGGGCATCGCCGGTTTCTTCGGCGCCTCGTCCATGGAGCGCCTCCCCACCGAACGCGCGGTCACCGAACAGGCGCGCGCCTTCAAGTCCCTCCCGATCGGCTGA
- a CDS encoding collagen-like protein — MTRRHAQPILAQRWRSLAVAAVLLVLSGAVVLVWLRIDAESSARREAIAEANLRGDAVTTLAGDVRVLREQIKAEGKTPAAPDPARAVEDLPRRAEVPVPIPGPAGPRGPQGEPGKAAPTITPAPGATGPQGDPGDTVTGPQGPVGPTGPAGPPGPDGPAGQDGQNGEDGEDGTDGRDGQTCPDGYSLQAPSWDPDALVCRRDGAPQPSDPSPSPSSTLLGLPAERRRTA; from the coding sequence GTGACGCGACGTCATGCTCAGCCGATCCTCGCGCAGCGTTGGCGGTCGCTCGCGGTCGCCGCCGTACTGCTCGTGCTGTCGGGTGCGGTTGTCCTCGTGTGGCTCCGCATCGACGCCGAGTCGTCCGCCCGTAGGGAGGCGATCGCCGAGGCGAACCTGCGCGGCGACGCGGTGACGACGCTCGCCGGCGACGTGCGGGTGCTGCGCGAGCAGATCAAGGCCGAGGGAAAGACGCCAGCCGCGCCGGACCCGGCTCGGGCGGTCGAGGATCTACCGCGGCGGGCCGAGGTGCCGGTACCGATCCCCGGTCCGGCCGGTCCTCGCGGACCGCAGGGCGAGCCCGGCAAGGCCGCGCCCACGATCACCCCGGCGCCCGGAGCAACCGGACCGCAGGGCGATCCCGGCGACACGGTCACCGGTCCGCAGGGGCCGGTCGGTCCTACTGGACCCGCCGGCCCACCCGGTCCCGACGGACCGGCCGGGCAAGACGGGCAGAACGGCGAGGACGGCGAGGACGGAACCGACGGACGCGACGGGCAGACGTGCCCGGACGGGTACAGCCTGCAGGCGCCGTCATGGGATCCCGACGCCCTCGTCTGCAGACGCGACGGCGCCCCGCAGCCGAGCGACCCGTCGCCGAGCCCGTCGTCGACGCTGCTCGGGCTGCCTGCCGAGCGCCGCCGCACCGCATGA
- a CDS encoding CHAP domain-containing protein, whose protein sequence is MSVDSMIKAVERWIGTREPNAIQTWYRERNGSAYAYNFPWCNATITRAAVEAGEYESVCFGTDYAYTVAHAARFKAAGQWHAGTKGIKRGDIVFFDWSGTNEIGKIDHVGIVTSVSGSLVYTIEGNTANICARRVRTEADIAGYGRPKYKAAPANASGSSGSKRPQVSLAKLVKAFKADPPRAGTPVSYALVEVVEDALVAERLLAKQYADGHAGTATHSAYALLQHRYGYSGKDADGIPGVTSLKRLGKAHGFDVVA, encoded by the coding sequence ATGAGCGTTGACAGCATGATCAAGGCGGTCGAGCGGTGGATCGGCACCCGCGAGCCGAACGCGATACAGACGTGGTACCGCGAGCGCAACGGCTCGGCGTACGCCTACAACTTCCCATGGTGCAACGCCACGATCACCCGCGCCGCCGTCGAGGCGGGCGAGTACGAGTCGGTGTGCTTCGGCACCGACTACGCGTACACCGTGGCGCACGCCGCCCGCTTCAAGGCGGCCGGTCAGTGGCACGCCGGTACGAAGGGGATCAAGCGCGGTGACATCGTGTTCTTCGACTGGTCGGGCACGAACGAGATCGGGAAGATCGATCACGTCGGCATCGTGACCTCGGTGTCGGGCAGCCTCGTCTACACGATCGAGGGCAACACCGCGAACATCTGCGCCCGCCGCGTGCGCACCGAGGCGGACATCGCCGGGTACGGCCGGCCCAAGTACAAGGCGGCGCCCGCGAACGCGAGCGGCAGCTCGGGCTCGAAGCGCCCGCAGGTGTCCCTCGCGAAGCTGGTCAAGGCGTTCAAGGCGGACCCGCCGAGGGCAGGAACACCGGTCTCGTACGCGCTCGTCGAGGTCGTCGAGGATGCCCTCGTTGCCGAGAGGCTGCTCGCGAAGCAGTACGCCGACGGGCACGCCGGCACAGCCACGCACAGCGCGTACGCGCTGCTGCAGCACCGATACGGCTACAGCGGCAAGGACGCCGACGGCATCCCCGGCGTGACGTCGCTCAAGCGGCTCGGCAAGGCGCACGGGTTCGACGTCGTCGCCTGA
- a CDS encoding GNAT family N-acetyltransferase, with the protein MRVRHIADSDWDGIVALESRAYTDSSLSEGRAALESRAQASPATCFVLDHGGRITGYVLALPYPRFQYPELTRGEEVVFHSRNLHLHDIVIDKEFRGRGLARRLLHHLTVTAGARTYEHISLISVGDNETFWAANGFLAHPHIPLPRSYGATAVYMSRAVQVGRAGSSASFPDPFPGSPPHDEVG; encoded by the coding sequence ATGCGCGTACGGCATATCGCCGACAGCGACTGGGACGGCATCGTCGCCCTGGAATCCCGTGCCTACACCGACAGTTCGCTGTCCGAGGGTCGTGCGGCACTGGAGTCCCGGGCACAGGCCTCGCCGGCCACCTGCTTCGTGCTGGACCACGGCGGGCGGATCACCGGATATGTACTGGCCCTGCCCTATCCGAGATTCCAGTATCCGGAACTGACACGCGGCGAGGAAGTCGTCTTCCACTCGCGCAACCTGCATCTGCACGACATCGTCATCGACAAGGAATTCCGTGGCCGGGGGCTGGCGAGGAGACTGCTCCACCACCTCACGGTGACGGCCGGAGCGAGGACGTACGAACATATCTCGCTGATTTCCGTCGGGGACAACGAGACCTTCTGGGCGGCCAACGGATTTCTCGCCCACCCCCATATTCCGCTGCCCCGGAGCTACGGCGCCACCGCCGTATACATGTCCAGGGCGGTTCAGGTCGGCCGAGCCGGGAGTTCGGCGTCCTTCCCTGATCCCTTTCCCGGGTCTCCGCCGCACGACGAAGTAGGTTGA
- a CDS encoding DUF6271 family protein: protein MRKVCLTLPTNRPCSPTISAVGAEAAHAAEHFDVEVHLLILDSSDEHTLAEHAEAVAALPGTPNVVVHHLGESEQRDFLRRVIERAEVTKPHRLLDLMLPAEVSYGACTNRAFLIAAALGCESIHRRDSDSSYQVLNGEPVFPIHHEILSLGLRAGDAVAGVSEAELEPSQAHRTVSMVGSSFVGELSVDISEIQQLDRDVYHDVVSLWAPARWSDEEKRHLVDESFRGAGTEEFVRDHSTLTTVDPMRVDMCNISFHHEVYERMPLPPATNTIGSDYFLMHVVHDARLPGVLHNRNIVNFYTAERRTDSGFLAYQLRFTKFFLSMLYFNVIYDRMAAAGDSLLDDRDHLRVATITEFIRDSTRSARDENVERLHSLDRSYRKLGGRYAEFADVLALHGPRLLDEAQADIDDFALLTETWQPLIRASRSIGLDRTVR from the coding sequence GTGCGTAAAGTCTGCCTGACCCTTCCCACCAACAGGCCGTGCTCACCGACGATTTCGGCGGTCGGCGCCGAAGCCGCGCACGCGGCCGAGCACTTCGACGTCGAGGTGCATCTGCTGATCCTCGACTCCTCCGACGAGCACACACTCGCCGAACACGCCGAGGCCGTCGCCGCTCTGCCCGGCACGCCGAACGTGGTCGTGCACCATCTCGGCGAATCCGAACAGCGGGACTTCCTGCGGCGCGTGATCGAGCGCGCCGAGGTCACCAAGCCCCACCGGCTCCTCGATCTGATGCTTCCGGCCGAAGTCTCCTACGGCGCCTGCACCAATCGCGCGTTCCTGATCGCCGCCGCGCTCGGCTGCGAGTCGATTCACCGCAGGGATTCCGACAGCAGCTATCAGGTCCTGAACGGCGAGCCGGTATTTCCCATTCACCACGAGATCCTGTCCCTCGGCCTGCGTGCGGGCGACGCGGTCGCCGGGGTCTCCGAGGCCGAGCTGGAGCCGTCGCAGGCCCACCGGACGGTATCCATGGTGGGCAGTTCCTTCGTGGGTGAACTGTCCGTGGACATCAGCGAGATCCAGCAGCTCGACCGCGACGTCTATCACGACGTCGTCAGCCTGTGGGCGCCTGCCCGGTGGTCGGACGAGGAGAAGCGGCACCTGGTCGACGAGTCCTTCCGGGGCGCCGGCACGGAGGAGTTCGTCCGGGACCACTCGACCCTGACCACGGTCGATCCCATGCGGGTGGACATGTGCAACATCAGTTTCCACCACGAGGTGTACGAGCGGATGCCGCTGCCGCCCGCCACCAACACCATCGGCAGCGACTACTTCCTCATGCATGTGGTCCACGACGCCCGGCTGCCCGGCGTCCTCCACAACCGCAACATCGTGAATTTCTACACCGCCGAGCGCAGGACCGATTCCGGTTTCCTGGCCTACCAGTTGCGGTTCACGAAGTTCTTTCTGTCGATGCTCTACTTCAATGTCATCTACGACCGGATGGCGGCGGCCGGAGATTCCCTGCTCGACGACCGGGACCATCTCCGCGTGGCCACGATCACCGAATTCATCAGGGACAGCACCCGGTCGGCCAGGGACGAGAACGTGGAGCGGCTGCACAGCCTCGACCGTTCCTACCGGAAGCTCGGCGGCAGATACGCGGAGTTCGCGGACGTCCTGGCCCTGCACGGTCCGCGTCTGCTCGACGAGGCCCAGGCCGATATCGACGACTTCGCCCTGCTGACCGAGACATGGCAGCCACTGATACGCGCGAGCCGGTCCATCGGCCTCGACCGGACGGTCCGGTAG
- a CDS encoding phytanoyl-CoA dioxygenase family protein, with product MPTPDPYLHRAASDIPYFSTDTETYLARTPLRELRKSRELRVLSEEDFAFWQTYGYVVVEQAIPAAAAKRLLDFTWDFQGLDPDRPETWYSDREFRSDLDRELHIYGFVEAYHHQLIWDSRQNQRVYDAFVDVWDCEELWVTLDRLNLNPPNIKDRDRAHIAPTDKGFDIELHWDVDTTLGVLPQRVQGIIALKDTQPDEGGFQCSPELFRRFDQWKAVQPEDRDPIRPDADRAEFPVVRPALKAGDLLIWNGLLAHGVARNTSERGVRAVQYLSMMPALESDEELTRSRVDSWRHLSTPDWNKTLVGDATKHESLRYDTATLNDLGARLLGLESWHGTKSGADSGADSGADSGADSGADSGAEAEAEATAAVAEVIAEAERSTGEPTCVKSA from the coding sequence ATGCCGACGCCCGACCCCTATCTGCATCGAGCCGCATCGGACATCCCGTACTTCAGTACGGACACCGAGACGTATCTCGCCCGTACCCCGCTGCGGGAGCTCCGCAAGTCCCGGGAGCTCCGCGTTCTGTCGGAGGAGGACTTCGCCTTCTGGCAGACGTACGGATACGTCGTCGTGGAGCAGGCCATTCCCGCCGCCGCGGCGAAGCGACTGCTGGACTTCACCTGGGACTTCCAGGGGCTCGACCCGGACCGGCCGGAGACCTGGTACTCCGACCGGGAGTTCCGTTCGGATCTGGACCGGGAGCTGCACATCTACGGATTCGTCGAGGCCTACCACCACCAGCTGATCTGGGACAGCCGCCAGAACCAGCGCGTGTACGACGCGTTCGTCGACGTCTGGGACTGCGAAGAGCTGTGGGTGACCCTGGACCGGCTCAATCTCAACCCGCCGAACATCAAGGACCGTGACCGTGCGCACATCGCGCCGACGGACAAGGGGTTCGACATCGAACTCCACTGGGACGTCGACACCACGCTCGGTGTGCTGCCGCAGCGGGTCCAGGGAATCATCGCGCTGAAGGACACCCAGCCGGACGAGGGCGGATTCCAGTGCTCGCCCGAGCTGTTCCGCCGGTTCGACCAGTGGAAGGCCGTGCAGCCGGAGGACCGGGACCCCATCAGGCCGGATGCCGACCGGGCGGAGTTTCCCGTGGTCCGGCCCGCGCTCAAGGCCGGCGACCTGCTGATCTGGAACGGCCTGCTCGCGCACGGGGTGGCCCGCAACACCTCGGAGCGGGGGGTGCGGGCGGTTCAGTACCTCTCCATGATGCCCGCCCTGGAGTCGGACGAGGAGCTGACCCGGTCCCGGGTCGACTCCTGGCGCCACCTCAGCACGCCGGACTGGAACAAGACGCTGGTCGGGGACGCGACGAAGCACGAATCCCTCAGGTACGACACCGCCACCCTGAACGATCTCGGCGCGAGACTCCTGGGGCTCGAATCCTGGCACGGGACGAAATCCGGAGCGGATTCCGGAGCGGATTCCGGAGCGGATTCCGGAGCGGATTCCGGAGCGGATTCCGGAGCCGAAGCCGAAGCCGAAGCCACGGCCGCCGTGGCCGAGGTCATCGCCGAAGCCGAGCGGTCGACGGGAGAGCCGACGTGCGTAAAGTCTGCCTGA
- a CDS encoding helix-turn-helix domain-containing protein produces MINPSVMTTGERIRYYRLKVGKPQSALAGLVGRSEDWLSKVERNIIRIDSLSMLIRIARELNLDNVADLVGSAIDLSLVGGPEHPSVPAIRRALNTPPSHLGLGLPGDPYTAPQLAERVVEAWGIYETETERYAPVGGMLPGLLAEAYATLRATSGEAELDATRALVSLLHLHQVFLRRVGERKLSLRAADRAMQIADSTGDPALIAASAWNVCGILTSSGEVADSLDLARTTIEHCRPGDDATPEHLSAYGALHLAAVIAAIRDSKAPTAWDLLSQASTVARRLGVDRNDFHTSFGPTNVAMHGVHLAAEEGDAAEALRLADDVEVPEPGGVLPLERTTRYLVEVMHSHRLTGDDFGTLYMLKQIMEASPEEIRYFPLVREAVQALLKRPRPQMRGDVHRIAEHVGVLA; encoded by the coding sequence ATGATCAATCCATCTGTCATGACGACCGGGGAGCGGATCAGGTACTACCGCCTCAAGGTCGGCAAGCCGCAGTCCGCCCTCGCCGGTCTCGTCGGTCGGTCCGAGGATTGGCTCAGCAAGGTCGAGCGGAACATCATCCGTATCGACTCCCTGTCCATGCTCATCCGGATCGCCCGCGAGCTGAACCTCGACAACGTCGCCGACCTCGTCGGATCGGCGATCGACCTAAGCCTCGTCGGCGGACCCGAGCACCCCTCGGTGCCCGCGATCCGGCGCGCGCTGAACACCCCGCCGTCGCACCTCGGGCTCGGGCTGCCCGGCGACCCGTACACCGCGCCGCAGCTCGCCGAGCGAGTCGTCGAGGCGTGGGGCATCTACGAGACCGAGACCGAGCGGTACGCGCCCGTCGGCGGCATGCTGCCCGGACTGCTCGCCGAGGCGTACGCCACGCTGCGCGCCACGAGCGGCGAGGCCGAACTCGACGCGACCCGCGCGCTCGTCTCGCTGCTGCACCTGCACCAAGTGTTCTTGCGGCGCGTCGGCGAGCGCAAGCTGTCGCTGCGCGCCGCCGACCGGGCGATGCAGATCGCCGACAGCACGGGCGACCCCGCCCTAATCGCCGCCTCGGCATGGAACGTCTGCGGCATCCTCACGTCGAGCGGCGAGGTCGCCGACTCGCTCGACCTCGCGCGCACGACGATCGAGCACTGCCGGCCGGGCGACGACGCCACCCCCGAGCACCTGTCGGCGTACGGCGCGCTGCACCTCGCCGCGGTCATCGCCGCCATTCGGGACAGCAAGGCGCCGACGGCATGGGATCTGCTGTCGCAGGCGAGCACTGTCGCGCGGCGGCTCGGTGTCGACCGGAACGACTTTCACACCTCGTTCGGCCCGACCAACGTCGCCATGCACGGCGTGCACCTCGCCGCCGAGGAAGGCGACGCGGCCGAGGCGCTGCGCCTCGCCGACGACGTCGAGGTGCCCGAGCCCGGCGGCGTGCTGCCGCTCGAACGGACGACGCGGTACCTCGTCGAGGTCATGCACTCGCACCGGCTGACCGGCGACGACTTCGGCACGCTCTACATGCTCAAACAGATCATGGAAGCGTCGCCGGAAGAGATCAGGTACTTTCCGCTCGTGCGCGAGGCTGTGCAGGCGCTCTTGAAGCGGCCGCGCCCGCAGATGCGCGGCGACGTGCACCGCATCGCCGAGCACGTCGGCGTGCTCGCGTAG
- a CDS encoding Tm-1-like ATP-binding domain-containing protein has translation MATVVLVGTLDTKGTEYAWLATRLRASGCDVVTVDAGVMPLPDGTPAGDVEAAAVARRAGHDLAALRAAGDRGAAVSAMAEGVELVVGDLHREGRLHAVLAVAGSGGSFIAARAMRALPVGVPKLLVSTMAGGDVSPYVGSSDITMMYSVVDVAGINSVSSLILGNAVAAAAGMAAHHERSLTRPRAEGRALIGASMFGVTTPAVDAARRRLDELGYEVLVFHATGAGGQALEKLAAGGFLAGVLDLTTTELADELVGGVLSAGPGRLTAAGRAGIPQVVAPGALDMVNFGARETVPERFAGRRLLVHNPTVTLMRTTADEMALLGTSIGHKLAAADGPAAVLWPLGGVSAVDAPGGPFHDPAADEAALTSLRSALEGSTVELHEIDAHLNDPAFAVAAADHLHRLITTVDRPAADA, from the coding sequence ATGGCGACCGTCGTGCTGGTCGGGACCCTGGACACCAAGGGGACGGAGTACGCGTGGCTCGCGACGCGGCTGCGGGCGTCCGGATGCGATGTGGTGACCGTCGATGCCGGGGTGATGCCGCTGCCGGACGGGACCCCCGCCGGTGATGTCGAAGCCGCCGCCGTCGCCCGCCGCGCCGGGCACGACCTGGCGGCGCTGCGGGCCGCCGGGGACCGCGGCGCGGCGGTGTCGGCCATGGCCGAAGGGGTCGAGCTGGTCGTCGGCGATCTGCACCGGGAGGGCCGGCTGCACGCGGTGCTGGCGGTGGCCGGCAGCGGTGGCTCGTTCATCGCCGCGCGGGCCATGCGGGCGCTGCCCGTCGGTGTGCCGAAGCTGCTGGTGTCGACCATGGCCGGCGGGGATGTGTCCCCGTACGTGGGCAGCAGCGACATCACCATGATGTACAGCGTGGTCGATGTGGCGGGCATCAACTCCGTGTCGTCCCTGATCCTGGGGAACGCGGTGGCCGCCGCCGCCGGGATGGCCGCCCACCACGAGCGGAGCCTGACCCGTCCGCGTGCCGAGGGCCGCGCGCTGATCGGGGCCAGCATGTTCGGGGTCACCACACCGGCCGTCGATGCCGCCCGACGCCGGCTGGACGAACTCGGTTACGAGGTCCTGGTCTTCCATGCCACCGGTGCGGGCGGGCAGGCCCTGGAGAAGCTCGCCGCGGGCGGCTTCCTGGCCGGGGTCCTGGATCTGACCACCACCGAACTCGCGGACGAACTGGTCGGCGGGGTGCTGAGCGCCGGGCCCGGCCGGCTCACCGCCGCGGGCCGGGCCGGGATTCCCCAGGTGGTGGCCCCGGGAGCGTTGGACATGGTCAACTTCGGGGCCCGGGAGACGGTCCCTGAGCGCTTCGCCGGGCGCCGTCTGCTCGTGCACAACCCGACGGTCACCCTGATGCGCACCACGGCCGACGAGATGGCGCTGCTCGGCACCTCCATCGGGCACAAGCTGGCCGCGGCGGACGGACCCGCCGCGGTCCTCTGGCCGCTGGGCGGCGTCTCCGCCGTGGACGCGCCCGGCGGGCCCTTCCACGACCCCGCCGCCGACGAGGCCGCGCTGACCTCCCTGCGGTCGGCGCTGGAGGGCAGCACCGTCGAACTCCACGAGATCGACGCCCATCTGAACGACCCGGCCTTCGCCGTTGCCGCCGCCGACCACCTCCACCGGCTGATCACCACCGTCGACCGCCCGGCCGCGGACGCCTGA